Proteins encoded by one window of Streptomyces clavuligerus:
- a CDS encoding polysaccharide deacetylase family protein, translated as MTPIDRRRALRTGAGAAVAALALGCGGPGPAPTGTGATPRGTGATPQGPGATTGPAPAARRFPGRPAEIVHGPRDRDRVALTFHGGGDPATARAVLAEAERAGARITVLAVGSWLDHHPELARRILDGGHDLGNHTQNHRTITELPEAEAAAEITACAQRLRRLTGSAGTWFRPSRTRFTTPLLTRLAQRAGYPHTLSYDLDSLDFTSPGATAVTRTVTGQIRRGSVVSLHFGYADTVAALPALLDDLHRRGLRAVTTTELLS; from the coding sequence GTGACCCCGATCGACCGCCGCCGGGCCCTGCGCACAGGAGCGGGAGCCGCCGTCGCCGCCCTCGCACTGGGCTGCGGCGGCCCCGGCCCCGCGCCCACCGGAACCGGCGCGACGCCACGGGGCACCGGTGCCACACCGCAGGGCCCCGGCGCGACGACCGGCCCCGCCCCCGCCGCCCGCCGCTTCCCCGGCCGTCCGGCCGAGATCGTCCACGGCCCCCGCGACCGCGACCGGGTCGCCCTCACCTTCCACGGCGGCGGCGACCCCGCCACCGCCCGCGCCGTGCTCGCCGAGGCCGAACGGGCGGGCGCCAGGATCACCGTCCTCGCCGTCGGGAGCTGGCTCGACCACCACCCCGAGCTGGCCCGGCGCATCCTCGACGGCGGCCACGACCTGGGCAACCACACCCAGAACCACCGCACGATCACCGAACTGCCCGAGGCCGAGGCCGCCGCCGAGATCACCGCCTGCGCCCAGCGGCTGCGCCGTCTCACCGGCTCCGCGGGCACCTGGTTCCGCCCCTCCCGCACCCGCTTCACCACCCCGCTGCTCACCCGGCTCGCCCAGCGGGCCGGGTATCCGCACACCCTCTCGTACGACCTCGACTCCCTCGACTTCACCTCGCCCGGGGCCACGGCCGTGACCCGCACCGTCACCGGGCAGATCCGCCGCGGATCGGTGGTGAGCCTGCACTTCGGCTACGCGGACACGGTCGCCGCGCTGCCCGCCCTGCTCGACGACCTCCACCGGCGCGGACTGCGCGCGGTGACCACCACGGAGCTGCTGAGCTGA
- a CDS encoding ATP-binding protein yields MMGGMAGLEGVEQPRQRGGAVATRRMAALEDEQALKALELYGNPADQEVRLPSRPESAATARRLTHGVALRHWALSAQTSEYAVLLVSELVGNAVRHTGARVFGLRMLRRRGWIRVEVRDPSRGLPCLLPVQPMDVSGRGLFLVDKLSDRWGVDLLPRGKTTWFEMRV; encoded by the coding sequence ATGATGGGGGGCATGGCGGGGCTTGAAGGTGTGGAACAACCGCGGCAGCGCGGCGGCGCGGTCGCGACCCGGCGGATGGCCGCCCTGGAGGACGAGCAGGCGCTGAAGGCGCTGGAGTTGTACGGGAACCCCGCCGACCAAGAGGTCCGACTGCCGTCCCGGCCCGAGTCCGCGGCCACGGCGCGCAGGCTCACCCACGGGGTGGCGCTGCGCCACTGGGCGCTCTCCGCGCAGACCTCCGAGTACGCCGTCCTGCTCGTCTCGGAACTGGTGGGCAACGCCGTCCGGCACACCGGGGCACGGGTCTTCGGACTGCGGATGCTGCGCCGCCGTGGCTGGATCCGGGTGGAGGTCCGTGACCCCTCGCGCGGGCTGCCCTGTCTGCTGCCGGTGCAGCCGATGGATGTGAGCGGCCGGGGGCTCTTCCTCGTCGACAAGCTCTCCGACCGCTGGGGGGTGGATCTGCTTCCGCGCGGCAAGACCACCTGGTTCGAGATGCGCGTCTAG
- a CDS encoding enoyl-CoA hydratase/isomerase family protein, producing MTTTVHFEVADGVATVRLDRPPMNALDIAMQDRLFELAAEAGRREDVRAVILYGGEKVFAAGADIKEMRAMDHAAMVQRSRGLQDAFTAIARIPKPVVAAVTGYALGGGCELALAADFRIAADTAKLGQPEILLGLIPGAGGTQRLARLIGPSRAKDLIFTGRQVTADEALTLGLVDRVVPAAEVYEAAHAWAARLAKGPAIALRAAKESVDAGLETDIDTGLTIERNWFAGLFATEDRERGMRSFVEDGPGRATFL from the coding sequence ATGACGACTACTGTGCATTTCGAGGTCGCGGACGGCGTCGCCACCGTCCGCCTGGACCGTCCGCCGATGAACGCGCTGGACATCGCCATGCAGGACCGGCTCTTCGAGCTGGCGGCCGAGGCGGGCCGGCGCGAGGACGTCCGGGCGGTCATCCTCTACGGCGGGGAGAAGGTGTTCGCCGCCGGCGCGGACATCAAGGAGATGCGGGCCATGGACCACGCGGCCATGGTGCAGCGCTCGCGCGGGCTCCAGGACGCGTTCACCGCGATCGCCCGCATCCCCAAGCCCGTGGTCGCCGCCGTCACCGGCTACGCCCTCGGCGGCGGCTGCGAACTGGCGCTGGCCGCCGACTTCCGGATCGCGGCGGACACCGCCAAGCTGGGCCAGCCCGAGATCCTGCTCGGGCTGATCCCGGGCGCGGGCGGCACCCAGCGGCTCGCCCGGCTGATCGGGCCCTCCCGGGCCAAGGACCTGATCTTCACCGGCCGTCAGGTCACGGCCGACGAGGCGCTGACGCTCGGTCTGGTGGACCGGGTGGTGCCCGCCGCGGAGGTGTACGAGGCGGCACACGCCTGGGCCGCCCGGCTGGCGAAGGGCCCGGCGATCGCCCTGCGGGCCGCCAAGGAGTCGGTCGACGCGGGTCTGGAGACCGACATCGACACCGGGCTGACCATCGAGCGGAACTGGTTCGCGGGCCTGTTCGCGACCGAGGACCGCGAGCGCGGCATGCGCAGCTTCGTCGAGGACGGCCCCGGCAGGGCGACGTTCCTCTGA
- a CDS encoding L,D-transpeptidase: protein MRHVLRRAGRGAIAAVTVAGLLAGLSGCGGSTLDISGKHRAPEDAIRVLPEHGAQNIPPEGPLEVRLPSGRLERVRVSRIENESPAPVPGDISEDGLRWTPEAGTRLALAAKYSVDVVALDGHGRRSARHTTFTTEVPAHRFIGYFKPENRAVVGTGMIVSFDFNRKITDRAAVERGITVTSDPPVEIAGHWFGADRLDFRPQRFWEPGTEVTVRLRLRDVEAAPGAYGIQHKTVSFTVGRSQISTVDATAKTMEVRRDGGLLATLPVTAGAPKSTTYNGKMVISDMQDVTRMDGRTVGFTKADGRGEYDIKDVPHAIRLTESGTFLHGNYWATPDIFGRDNISHGCIGLRDEKGGSGDAPAGWFYDRSLIGDVVEVVNSTDQVVEPDNGLSGWNLTWERWKDGSALR from the coding sequence GTGAGACATGTACTGAGACGCGCGGGGCGGGGCGCGATCGCCGCCGTGACGGTGGCGGGGCTGCTGGCCGGGCTCTCCGGCTGCGGGGGCTCCACCCTTGACATCAGCGGAAAGCACCGGGCGCCCGAGGACGCCATCCGGGTCCTCCCCGAGCACGGCGCGCAGAACATCCCGCCCGAAGGCCCGCTGGAGGTGCGGCTCCCCAGCGGACGGCTGGAGCGGGTACGGGTGAGCCGGATCGAGAACGAGTCACCCGCCCCGGTGCCCGGTGACATCTCCGAGGACGGGCTGCGCTGGACCCCCGAGGCGGGCACCAGACTGGCGCTGGCCGCCAAGTACAGCGTGGACGTGGTCGCCCTGGACGGCCACGGCCGCCGCTCGGCCCGGCACACCACGTTCACCACCGAGGTCCCCGCCCACCGTTTCATCGGCTATTTCAAGCCGGAGAACCGCGCGGTCGTCGGCACCGGGATGATCGTCTCCTTCGACTTCAACCGGAAGATCACCGACCGGGCGGCCGTGGAGCGCGGCATCACGGTGACCTCGGACCCGCCGGTCGAGATCGCGGGCCACTGGTTCGGCGCCGACCGGCTGGACTTCCGCCCCCAGCGGTTCTGGGAGCCCGGCACCGAGGTCACCGTGCGGCTGCGGCTGCGGGACGTCGAGGCGGCGCCGGGCGCGTACGGCATCCAGCACAAGACCGTCTCGTTCACCGTGGGGCGTTCCCAGATCTCCACCGTGGACGCCACCGCCAAGACGATGGAGGTGCGCAGGGACGGCGGGCTGCTGGCCACGCTGCCCGTCACCGCGGGGGCGCCCAAGTCGACCACGTACAACGGCAAGATGGTCATCAGCGATATGCAGGACGTGACCCGGATGGACGGCCGGACCGTCGGCTTCACCAAGGCCGACGGGCGCGGGGAGTACGACATCAAGGACGTGCCGCACGCGATCCGGCTGACCGAGTCGGGGACCTTTCTGCACGGCAACTACTGGGCCACGCCGGACATCTTCGGCCGGGACAACATCAGCCACGGCTGTATCGGGCTGCGGGACGAGAAGGGCGGCAGCGGGGACGCGCCCGCGGGGTGGTTCTACGACCGGAGCCTGATCGGGGACGTGGTCGAAGTGGTCAACTCGACCGATCAGGTGGTGGAGCCGGACAACGGGCTGAGTGGCTGGAACCTGACCTGGGAGCGGTGGAAGGACGGATCGGCGCTGCGCTGA
- a CDS encoding ABC transporter ATP-binding protein translates to MSTTHISAGKRSAVRSLLRLWPCVRPARNRLLFAALVAIVASCLSLVIPLVLKWMVDGPVADRDPSGVWLGALAVLLLGFAEALLFGFRRWLVARPLAEVEARMRADLYARLQRLPIAFHDRWPSGQLLSRGTTDLMIVRMFFQFPLTFLLVNAVTIAVGFVILFWQGWLLATVLLAPVVPLLALISFYEARFATASRRSQDQVGDLTTVVEESVLGIRIIKGFGRHRGQVRAFQELAGELRGTELLKARLLGIIWAVITVLPELAVGSVLVLGTVRVADGDLSAGTLVAFLSIALALRWPVESIGFLLAMSQETATATDRYFEVMDEPEEKDSASAGDRPGTAVPEGADGGGLRFEGVAFRYPDADPQAAPVLGGVDLEIRPGETMALVGGTGSGKTTLTALVPRLHEATAGRITLDGEDIAAMPRERLRSLVSVAFEEPTLFSATVAENVLMGIADGAAPGDGGHPPERRRGERDAGRSAALDRALDVAQAGFVHELPQGVDTEVGEQGLSLSGGQRQRLALARAVVGRPRFLVLDDPLSALDVHTEALVEAALRRVLADTTALVVAHRPSTVLLADRVALLSGGRISAVGTHQELLRTNAEYAWLMSGTDPVRAPRDGEDTGHGSDGELPEGTAR, encoded by the coding sequence ATGTCCACTACACATATATCCGCCGGGAAACGTTCCGCCGTGCGCTCGCTGCTGCGCCTGTGGCCCTGTGTGCGTCCCGCGCGGAACCGGCTGCTCTTCGCGGCCCTCGTCGCGATCGTGGCCTCCTGCCTGAGCCTGGTGATTCCCCTGGTGCTCAAGTGGATGGTGGACGGCCCCGTGGCCGACCGGGACCCGTCGGGGGTCTGGCTGGGCGCGCTCGCCGTACTGCTGCTCGGATTCGCCGAGGCGCTGCTCTTCGGCTTCCGGCGCTGGCTGGTCGCCCGCCCCCTGGCCGAGGTCGAGGCCCGGATGCGGGCGGACCTCTACGCCCGGCTCCAGCGGCTGCCGATCGCGTTCCACGACCGCTGGCCCTCCGGGCAGCTCCTCTCGCGGGGCACCACCGATCTGATGATCGTGCGGATGTTCTTCCAGTTCCCGCTGACCTTCCTCCTCGTCAACGCCGTGACCATCGCGGTCGGTTTCGTGATCCTGTTCTGGCAGGGCTGGCTGCTGGCGACGGTGCTGCTCGCGCCGGTCGTCCCGCTGCTGGCGCTGATCTCCTTCTACGAGGCGCGCTTCGCCACCGCATCGCGGCGCAGCCAGGACCAGGTGGGCGATCTGACGACGGTGGTCGAGGAGAGCGTCCTCGGCATCCGGATCATCAAGGGCTTCGGCCGCCACCGCGGCCAGGTCCGTGCCTTCCAGGAGCTGGCCGGGGAGCTGCGCGGCACGGAGCTGCTGAAGGCGCGGCTCCTCGGGATCATCTGGGCGGTCATCACGGTCCTCCCCGAACTGGCCGTGGGCTCGGTGCTGGTGCTCGGCACCGTGCGGGTGGCGGACGGCGATCTCTCGGCGGGCACGCTGGTGGCGTTCCTCTCGATCGCGCTGGCGCTGCGCTGGCCGGTGGAGTCCATCGGCTTTCTGCTGGCGATGAGCCAGGAGACGGCGACCGCGACCGACCGCTACTTCGAGGTGATGGACGAACCGGAGGAAAAGGATTCGGCCAGCGCCGGAGACCGCCCCGGCACCGCCGTACCGGAGGGGGCGGACGGTGGCGGGCTGCGCTTCGAGGGCGTGGCGTTCCGCTACCCGGACGCGGACCCCCAGGCGGCGCCGGTGCTCGGCGGCGTCGATCTGGAGATCCGGCCCGGCGAGACGATGGCCCTGGTGGGCGGGACGGGCAGCGGGAAGACCACACTCACCGCACTCGTTCCCCGGCTGCACGAGGCCACCGCCGGACGGATCACGCTGGACGGCGAGGACATCGCCGCGATGCCCCGGGAGCGGCTGCGCTCCCTGGTGTCGGTGGCCTTCGAGGAGCCCACGCTGTTCTCGGCGACCGTGGCCGAGAACGTATTGATGGGCATCGCCGACGGAGCGGCGCCCGGCGACGGCGGGCACCCCCCGGAGCGGCGGCGGGGCGAACGGGACGCCGGGCGGAGCGCCGCGCTGGACCGGGCCCTGGACGTGGCCCAGGCGGGTTTCGTCCACGAGCTGCCCCAGGGCGTGGACACCGAGGTGGGCGAGCAGGGCCTGAGCCTGTCGGGCGGCCAGCGCCAGCGGCTCGCGCTGGCGCGGGCGGTGGTCGGCCGGCCCCGCTTCCTGGTGCTCGACGACCCGCTGTCGGCACTCGACGTCCACACGGAGGCGCTGGTCGAGGCGGCCCTGCGCCGGGTCCTCGCGGACACGACCGCGCTGGTGGTGGCCCACCGCCCGTCGACGGTGCTGCTCGCCGACCGGGTGGCGCTGCTGTCCGGTGGCCGGATCTCGGCCGTCGGAACCCATCAGGAACTGCTGCGGACGAACGCCGAGTACGCCTGGCTGATGTCGGGGACGGACCCGGTACGGGCCCCGCGGGACGGCGAGGACACCGGCCACGGCAGCGACGGCGAACTCCCGGAAGGAACCGCACGATGA
- a CDS encoding ABC transporter ATP-binding protein, producing MTAATTSGTTGPTGTTGGEERTAPGEPGPPGGPGPGTGPGPGPAPGGGDPFDEDDLPAPRGATLALLRSLLSPHRARAIRFVAVLLVHQLVLQAGPLLVAYAIDRGVPAYRDGEYGPVLAVATGYALCAAGAGLLQYLFMSVSGRLSQDVLLDLRGRIFRQAQALSVDFHERYTSGRLIARSTTDVEALRELLEEGLQELINVTLAFVYIGALLLWLDLGLGAVAIASFLPLALLVRLYRRRAAVIYGDRSTAIAGVIVKFTETLNGIRPVRAFRRERSNDEAFHVLNERHKQRNGDAMLEVALYVVGSRLVANTTVTALVLWGAYRVADGTLALGVLAAVTLYLRRMYDPIDRLAIFLNSFESAAASLRKIAGLLAQTPSVPEPARPGELPPARGEGPGRAVVFEDVRFAYRTGGEVLPRFDLTIPAGQTLAVVGSTGAGKSTLAKLLARFYDPTEGRVLLDGTDLRELSLPELRRGVVMVTQEAFLFSGTVAENIAVGRPDATRAEIEEAARAIGAHAFISALPDGYDTDVRKRGGRISAGQRQLVGFARALLADPAVLILDEATSSLDIPGERAVQRAMDTVLRGRTAIVIAHRLSTVEVADRVLVMERGRIVEDGTPRELIGGTGRFADLHRAWRDSLV from the coding sequence ATGACCGCCGCGACCACATCCGGCACCACAGGCCCCACGGGCACCACCGGCGGCGAGGAGCGGACCGCGCCCGGGGAGCCCGGACCTCCCGGAGGGCCGGGACCGGGAACAGGACCGGGACCGGGACCGGCCCCCGGCGGAGGCGACCCCTTCGACGAGGACGACCTGCCCGCCCCCCGGGGCGCGACCCTGGCCCTGCTGCGGTCGCTGCTCTCCCCGCACCGCGCCCGCGCGATCCGGTTCGTGGCGGTCCTCCTCGTCCACCAGCTCGTCCTCCAGGCCGGGCCGCTGCTGGTGGCGTACGCCATCGACCGGGGTGTCCCCGCCTACCGGGACGGGGAGTACGGCCCGGTCCTCGCCGTCGCCACCGGCTACGCGCTGTGCGCCGCCGGGGCCGGGCTGCTCCAGTATCTGTTCATGTCCGTCTCGGGCCGGCTCAGCCAGGACGTCCTGCTCGATCTGCGCGGCCGGATCTTCCGCCAGGCGCAGGCGCTGAGCGTCGATTTCCACGAGCGGTACACCTCGGGACGGCTGATCGCCCGCTCCACCACCGATGTCGAGGCCCTGCGCGAACTCCTGGAGGAGGGCCTCCAGGAGCTGATCAACGTCACGCTGGCCTTTGTCTACATCGGCGCCCTGCTGCTCTGGCTGGATCTCGGGCTCGGCGCGGTCGCCATCGCGTCCTTCCTTCCGCTGGCGCTGCTGGTGCGCCTCTACCGGCGGCGGGCCGCCGTCATCTACGGGGACCGCTCGACCGCGATCGCCGGGGTCATCGTGAAGTTCACGGAGACCCTCAACGGCATCCGCCCGGTGCGGGCCTTCCGCCGGGAGCGGTCGAACGACGAGGCGTTCCACGTCCTGAACGAGCGCCACAAGCAGCGCAACGGGGACGCGATGCTGGAGGTCGCGCTCTATGTCGTCGGCTCCCGGCTGGTGGCGAACACGACGGTGACGGCGCTGGTGCTCTGGGGCGCGTACCGGGTCGCGGACGGGACGCTGGCCCTCGGGGTGCTGGCCGCCGTGACGCTGTATCTGCGGCGGATGTACGACCCGATCGACCGGCTGGCGATCTTCCTCAACTCCTTCGAGAGCGCCGCCGCCTCGCTGCGGAAGATCGCGGGGCTGCTGGCCCAGACCCCGTCCGTCCCGGAGCCCGCCCGCCCCGGGGAGCTGCCGCCGGCGCGGGGCGAGGGGCCGGGCCGTGCGGTGGTCTTCGAGGACGTCCGGTTCGCCTACCGGACGGGCGGCGAGGTGCTGCCGCGCTTCGATCTGACCATCCCGGCGGGGCAGACCCTCGCGGTCGTCGGCTCCACCGGCGCGGGCAAGTCGACCCTGGCCAAGCTGCTGGCCCGGTTCTACGACCCGACGGAGGGCCGGGTGCTGCTGGACGGCACCGACCTCAGGGAGCTGTCCCTGCCGGAGCTGCGGCGCGGGGTGGTCATGGTGACCCAGGAGGCGTTCCTGTTCTCCGGGACGGTGGCGGAGAACATCGCCGTCGGACGGCCGGACGCGACCCGCGCGGAGATCGAGGAGGCGGCGCGGGCCATCGGGGCGCACGCGTTCATCAGCGCCCTGCCGGACGGTTACGACACCGATGTGCGCAAGCGCGGCGGCCGGATCTCCGCCGGGCAGCGGCAGTTGGTGGGCTTCGCCCGGGCGCTGCTCGCGGACCCCGCCGTGCTCATCCTGGACGAGGCGACCAGTTCTCTGGACATCCCCGGGGAACGGGCGGTGCAGCGGGCCATGGACACGGTGCTGCGCGGACGTACCGCGATCGTGATCGCCCACCGGCTCTCCACGGTGGAGGTCGCCGACCGGGTGCTGGTGATGGAGCGGGGCCGGATCGTGGAGGACGGAACGCCCCGGGAGCTGATCGGGGGGACGGGCCGCTTCGCGGACCTGCACCGGGCCTGGCGGGACAGCCTGGTCTGA
- a CDS encoding TetR/AcrR family transcriptional regulator C-terminal domain-containing protein: MSATSTPRPGRGRPARLDPERTVTVALDLLDEVGLDALTMRRLAEAMGVRAGALYRYFATKHDLLTAMAERILAEHALPAAESMASATSATSADSASVPEGPAGEWDERAAALAYALRGALLAHRDGARVYAGTHSFGPGTLGFADALVGVVREAGLDDPDAARGALAIVHFTLGHTLEEQAARGGAPDARTSPERLRAAVGSDDRHPHLRAVLPTLAAADFEAHFAFGLRLVLDGLRTHRRRL; this comes from the coding sequence ATGAGCGCCACGTCAACCCCCCGCCCCGGCCGCGGCCGCCCCGCCCGCCTCGACCCCGAGCGCACCGTCACCGTCGCGCTGGATCTGCTGGACGAGGTGGGCCTGGACGCGCTCACCATGCGGCGGCTCGCGGAGGCGATGGGGGTCCGGGCGGGCGCGCTCTACCGGTACTTCGCCACGAAGCACGACCTGCTGACGGCGATGGCCGAACGCATCCTGGCGGAACACGCCCTTCCGGCAGCGGAGTCGATGGCTTCCGCGACGTCCGCGACGTCCGCGGATTCAGCGTCCGTGCCGGAGGGACCGGCGGGGGAGTGGGACGAGCGGGCCGCGGCGCTGGCGTACGCGCTGCGCGGAGCCCTGCTGGCGCACCGGGACGGGGCCCGGGTCTACGCCGGTACGCACTCGTTCGGCCCCGGCACCCTCGGTTTCGCCGACGCCCTGGTCGGCGTCGTGCGCGAGGCCGGTCTCGACGACCCGGACGCCGCCCGGGGCGCCCTGGCGATCGTCCACTTCACCCTCGGCCACACCCTGGAGGAACAGGCCGCCCGGGGTGGCGCGCCCGACGCCCGAACCTCCCCCGAACGCCTCCGCGCGGCCGTCGGCTCCGACGACCGCCACCCCCACCTCCGCGCCGTACTCCCCACCCTGGCCGCCGCGGACTTCGAGGCCCACTTCGCCTTCGGTCTCCGCCTCGTCCTCGACGGTCTGCGCACCCACCGCCGACGGCTCTGA
- a CDS encoding FAD-dependent monooxygenase, with protein sequence MDLTGDTDVLVVGAGPTGLMLAAELALAGVRVTVAERHAEPRRESRALSLHPRSRELLDQRGIADRLPAGPVAPVWHFGTLGTRLDFSALDTRHGGTLVVGQARIEALLEAWARELGAEILRGYKLVELGRDADGVDARLSGGAGRRAVRARWAVGCDGGRSAVREAAGIAFPGSPETLTGMLGDFAVTEPPPSSLLFARERPAGVLIVPMEGGLTRFALVDPARMRVPSREPVTLEEFRASLTAVCGTDFGVDRPHWLSRFGNATRLAERYRSGRVLLAGDAAHIHFPAAGQGLNTGLQDAVNLGWKLAATVRGWAPPGLLDTYDAERRPVGRALAENTEAQTLLIELPLTERYRRPGTALRGLMNELLGIEDVNRLLAERVSALGVAYPAPGPGADPLAGRRMPDFGLTAAGPADRLFALLADGRFVLLGLDGEHPAAEPWRDRVTGCAVTAHERRADLDGVRELLIRPDGHVAWASRTADPRTRAKERTAALTAWAGLP encoded by the coding sequence ATGGACCTCACCGGGGACACCGATGTACTCGTCGTGGGAGCGGGCCCGACGGGTCTGATGCTCGCGGCCGAGCTGGCCCTCGCCGGGGTACGGGTCACCGTGGCCGAGCGCCACGCCGAACCGCGCCGGGAGTCGCGGGCGCTGTCCCTGCACCCGCGCAGCCGGGAGCTGCTGGACCAGCGGGGGATCGCCGACCGCCTCCCCGCCGGACCGGTCGCGCCCGTATGGCACTTCGGCACGCTCGGCACCCGGCTCGACTTCTCCGCCCTCGACACCCGGCACGGCGGCACGCTCGTCGTCGGACAGGCCCGTATCGAGGCCCTGCTGGAGGCGTGGGCCCGGGAGCTGGGCGCGGAGATCCTGCGCGGGTACAAGCTGGTGGAGCTGGGCCGGGACGCCGACGGCGTCGACGCGCGCCTCAGCGGCGGCGCGGGCCGGCGCGCCGTGCGGGCGCGCTGGGCCGTCGGCTGCGACGGCGGGCGCAGCGCGGTCCGGGAGGCGGCGGGCATCGCCTTCCCCGGCAGCCCGGAGACCCTGACCGGGATGCTCGGCGACTTCGCCGTCACCGAGCCGCCCCCCTCGTCGCTCCTGTTCGCGCGGGAGCGGCCGGCGGGGGTCCTGATCGTTCCGATGGAGGGCGGGCTGACCCGTTTCGCCCTGGTGGACCCGGCGCGGATGCGGGTGCCCTCGCGGGAGCCGGTCACGCTGGAGGAGTTCCGCGCCTCCCTCACCGCCGTCTGCGGCACCGACTTCGGAGTGGACCGGCCGCACTGGCTCTCCCGTTTCGGGAACGCGACCCGGCTCGCGGAGCGCTACCGCTCGGGCCGGGTGCTGCTCGCCGGGGACGCCGCGCACATCCACTTCCCCGCCGCCGGACAGGGCCTGAACACCGGCCTCCAGGACGCCGTGAACCTCGGCTGGAAGCTCGCCGCCACCGTCCGCGGCTGGGCCCCGCCCGGCCTCCTCGACACCTATGACGCGGAGCGGCGCCCCGTCGGGCGGGCGCTGGCGGAGAACACCGAGGCACAGACGCTGCTCATCGAACTGCCGCTGACGGAGCGCTACCGGAGGCCCGGGACGGCGCTGCGCGGTCTGATGAACGAGCTGTTGGGCATCGAGGACGTGAACCGGCTGCTGGCGGAGCGGGTGTCGGCGCTGGGCGTCGCGTACCCGGCGCCGGGGCCGGGTGCCGACCCGCTGGCGGGACGGCGGATGCCCGACTTCGGACTGACCGCGGCGGGCCCGGCGGACCGGCTGTTCGCGCTCCTCGCCGACGGCCGTTTCGTCCTGCTCGGTCTGGACGGGGAACACCCCGCCGCCGAGCCGTGGCGGGACCGGGTGACCGGGTGCGCCGTGACGGCCCATGAGCGCCGGGCCGACCTGGACGGGGTGCGGGAGCTGCTGATCCGCCCGGACGGCCATGTCGCGTGGGCGTCCCGCACCGCCGACCCCCGTACGCGGGCGAAGGAGCGGACCGCCGCGCTCACCGCGTGGGCGGGGCTGCCGTAG